The Sphaerospermopsis torques-reginae ITEP-024 genome has a window encoding:
- a CDS encoding DUF2288 domain-containing protein gives MSDLREQLKENLDEAEWDWLIPHAQRDVIIIVADGLDLLDVGEAIATDNIPSVQNWIDEQLITKPSPEQLGNWNSDRTKRFNALIVEPYVLVQEKAVA, from the coding sequence CAATTAAAAGAAAATCTGGATGAAGCGGAATGGGATTGGCTAATTCCCCATGCACAAAGAGATGTAATAATTATAGTTGCAGATGGTTTGGATTTGTTGGATGTGGGAGAGGCGATCGCAACTGATAATATTCCCTCTGTGCAAAATTGGATTGATGAACAGTTGATTACTAAACCTTCACCAGAACAATTAGGAAATTGGAATAGCGATCGCACAAAACGGTTTAATGCTTTGATTGTTGAACCTTATGTTTTGGTACAAGAAAAAGCTGTTGCATGA
- a CDS encoding serine protease: MKHLFFTLICTTALLTIPQQLLLISPQPVTAQETAKKVLTSAQLQDLAKSITVKILTKNGSASGTLIAKNGNNYTILTNDHVINPGESYRIQTPDGKIYPATVIKEKPQSLKNQDAALFQFQSTVEYTIATLGISAPIAVNQKIVAAGFVSDSAKLVFTEGQISLLPDKSFQGGYRIGYNNKIQPGMSGGPILNYQGEVIGINAVHAYPISDQIYTYIDNSKPSAAERQQMRQYSWGLPIYSVAKVVNEVIAKSPKKVDDSGLIAKKGLIQNIDQIAQEITVLIPNANPKDIGSGVIIAQKGNIYYVLTADHVIWNRDEKKLKDKLEIVAPDNQRYAINISKAKRMPGVDLAVVQFTSNQKYRVATLANYSLNTKGQKVFVSGFPGNKQQNKNKPHRILTAGVLSQPELIRLNTYVSFNNQSSLIPVQIQTVLSDGYDLLYSNITKGGMSGGAVLDTQGRLIGIHGRVEGEISLDFDGEINLGSSSGVPIRTFLNLVEQAGIDSDLKVETTAPATLKKSEEDVISEYLLPLDEVPKNSDDEISWLNYANQLWRSQKYAEAIKAVNKAIGKKPDFYQAWYFKGVIFNSEKKYPESIAAYDKALKINPNFAQAWKDRGRLLFTLDKYSEALASFDKAIALSPNQFDLYFFRGSSLSSLNRVSETIEAYTQAIKIYPDFQLSYLLRGLCYVFDLHYQQGIDDLTQAIQLDPKNAQYYYSRGLAYSLFNKHQQAIDDFTQAIQFDPKNAKYYSHRGGAYSGLKKYQQGIDDLTKAIQLDPKNAEYYDIRGLKYGSLGDYKKAIEDITEAIRLDDKSVLYYADRGIAYLGLKDYKQAISDLTETIRRDPKNAPYTVGGLRYSEFKNNKIIISSYNTQLSIVYANRGGAYSELKEYKQAIDDYTQAIKIDPENAEYYKNRGLAYFQLKDYKQAINDYTQAIKIDPKDALYYVGRGLAYFQLKDYKQAINDYTQAIKIDPKKAIYYNARGTTYSELKDYKQAINDYSQAIKIDPKDATYYRDRGLAYLQLKDYKQAIADYTQAIKIDDKNAIYYASRSLAYFQLKDYKQAINDYTQAIKIDDKNAIYYVGRGLAYFQLKDYKQAINDYTQAIKLDPKNAIYYNARGTTYSELKDYKQAIDDWNQAIKLKPDFTEAYYDRGIAHYFLKDYKQAINDWNQAIKLKPDYPEAYTNLGIVSYEIGEVETAINYWRNAVKINSNFAEAHLALGVALYAKGDKEAGLKSAETALKLDKRFGKIEFLKENGWGEKLIKDSQEFLNNPWMKSLI; this comes from the coding sequence ATGAAACACCTATTTTTCACCCTCATCTGCACAACTGCTTTATTAACTATTCCTCAGCAATTGTTATTGATTTCTCCTCAACCAGTTACCGCACAAGAAACTGCAAAAAAAGTATTAACTTCAGCACAATTACAAGATTTAGCTAAATCTATCACTGTAAAAATATTAACTAAAAATGGCAGTGCTTCAGGAACTTTAATTGCTAAAAATGGTAATAATTACACTATTTTAACCAATGATCATGTGATTAATCCAGGTGAATCTTATCGCATTCAAACACCAGATGGAAAAATATATCCTGCTACTGTGATTAAAGAAAAACCTCAATCTTTAAAAAATCAAGATGCCGCTTTATTCCAGTTTCAATCAACAGTAGAATATACCATAGCTACCTTAGGAATTTCTGCACCTATAGCAGTAAATCAAAAAATTGTCGCCGCTGGATTTGTGAGTGATAGTGCTAAATTAGTTTTCACAGAAGGACAAATTTCTCTATTACCAGATAAAAGTTTTCAAGGAGGTTATCGCATTGGTTATAATAACAAAATTCAACCGGGAATGAGCGGCGGACCCATATTAAATTATCAAGGTGAAGTTATTGGTATTAATGCCGTTCATGCCTATCCTATTTCTGATCAAATATATACTTATATTGATAATAGTAAACCCAGTGCAGCCGAACGCCAGCAAATGCGTCAATATAGTTGGGGTTTACCGATTTATAGTGTTGCTAAAGTAGTCAATGAAGTTATTGCTAAATCTCCTAAAAAGGTTGATGATTCTGGTTTGATAGCGAAAAAAGGTTTAATCCAAAATATTGACCAAATTGCCCAAGAAATTACGGTTTTAATTCCTAATGCTAACCCTAAAGATATTGGTTCTGGGGTAATTATTGCCCAAAAAGGTAATATTTATTATGTGTTGACTGCGGATCATGTTATCTGGAATCGTGATGAAAAAAAATTAAAAGATAAGTTAGAAATAGTCGCACCTGATAATCAACGATATGCTATAAATATCAGCAAGGCGAAAAGAATGCCTGGAGTTGATTTAGCCGTTGTGCAGTTTACCAGTAATCAAAAATATCGAGTTGCAACTTTAGCAAATTATAGTTTAAATACTAAAGGTCAAAAAGTGTTTGTTTCTGGTTTTCCTGGTAATAAACAACAAAATAAAAACAAACCTCATCGGATTTTAACAGCGGGAGTTTTGAGCCAACCAGAATTAATCAGGTTGAATACTTATGTAAGTTTCAATAATCAAAGTTCTCTGATACCTGTGCAAATACAAACTGTTTTAAGTGATGGTTATGATCTACTCTATAGTAATATTACTAAAGGCGGAATGAGTGGCGGTGCGGTTTTAGATACCCAAGGAAGATTAATTGGTATTCATGGCAGAGTGGAAGGTGAAATATCACTCGATTTTGATGGTGAAATCAATTTAGGTAGTAGTTCTGGTGTTCCCATTAGGACATTTTTAAATTTGGTTGAACAAGCAGGAATAGATTCAGATTTAAAAGTCGAAACTACTGCACCAGCTACACTAAAAAAATCGGAAGAGGATGTAATTAGTGAATATTTATTACCATTGGATGAAGTTCCTAAAAATAGCGATGATGAAATATCATGGCTAAATTATGCCAATCAACTATGGCGTTCTCAGAAATATGCAGAAGCGATAAAAGCTGTTAATAAAGCGATTGGGAAAAAACCGGATTTTTATCAAGCTTGGTATTTCAAGGGTGTGATATTTAATAGTGAGAAAAAATACCCAGAATCAATTGCTGCTTATGATAAAGCTCTTAAAATTAATCCCAACTTTGCTCAAGCGTGGAAAGATCGGGGTAGATTGCTGTTTACATTAGATAAATATTCCGAAGCCTTAGCATCTTTTGACAAAGCCATTGCCCTAAGTCCTAATCAATTTGATCTTTACTTCTTCCGAGGTTCATCGCTTTCTAGCTTAAATCGTGTTTCTGAAACAATTGAGGCTTATACTCAAGCTATTAAAATTTATCCCGACTTTCAACTCAGTTATCTTTTACGTGGTTTGTGCTACGTTTTCGATTTACACTATCAACAAGGCATAGATGATTTGACTCAGGCCATTCAACTTGACCCTAAAAATGCTCAATATTACTACTCAAGGGGTCTTGCTTACAGTTTGTTCAATAAGCATCAACAGGCAATTGATGATTTTACCCAAGCTATTCAATTTGACCCTAAAAATGCTAAATATTACAGCCACAGGGGTGGTGCTTACTCTGGATTAAAGAAGTATCAACAAGGCATAGATGATTTGACTAAAGCCATTCAGCTTGACCCTAAAAATGCTGAATATTACGACATCAGAGGTTTGAAGTACGGAAGTTTAGGAGACTACAAAAAAGCCATAGAAGATATAACAGAAGCTATTCGTCTCGACGATAAGAGTGTTTTATACTATGCAGATAGGGGTATTGCTTACTTGGGGTTAAAAGACTACAAACAAGCTATATCTGATTTAACAGAAACTATTCGTCGTGACCCTAAAAATGCACCATACACTGTAGGAGGTCTCAGATACTCTGAATTTAAAAATAATAAAATTATTATTAGCTCTTACAATACACAGCTTAGTATTGTATATGCAAATAGGGGTGGTGCTTACTCTGAATTAAAAGAATATAAACAAGCGATTGATGATTACACCCAAGCCATAAAAATTGACCCCGAAAATGCAGAATACTATAAGAATCGTGGTCTTGCTTACTTTCAATTAAAGGACTACAAACAAGCGATTAATGATTACACTCAAGCCATTAAAATTGATCCTAAAGATGCATTATACTATGTCGGTCGTGGTCTTGCTTACTTTCAATTAAAGGACTACAAACAGGCGATTAATGATTACACTCAAGCCATTAAAATTGACCCAAAAAAGGCAATATACTACAATGCGAGGGGTACTACTTACTCTGAATTAAAGGACTACAAACAGGCGATTAATGATTACTCTCAAGCCATTAAAATTGATCCTAAAGATGCAACATACTATCGTGATAGGGGTCTTGCTTATTTACAATTAAAAGACTACAAACAAGCCATAGCTGATTATACTCAAGCCATTAAAATTGACGATAAAAATGCAATATACTATGCCAGTCGTAGTCTTGCTTACTTTCAATTAAAGGACTACAAACAAGCGATTAATGATTACACTCAAGCCATTAAAATTGACGATAAAAATGCAATATACTATGTCGGTCGTGGTCTTGCTTACTTTCAATTAAAGGACTACAAACAGGCGATTAATGATTACACTCAAGCCATTAAACTTGATCCCAAAAATGCAATATACTACAATGCGAGGGGTACTACTTACTCTGAATTAAAGGACTACAAACAAGCGATTGATGATTGGAATCAAGCCATTAAATTAAAACCCGACTTTACTGAAGCTTACTATGATCGGGGTATTGCTCACTATTTCTTAAAAGACTACAAACAAGCAATAAATGATTGGAATCAAGCCATTAAATTAAAACCAGACTATCCCGAAGCTTACACGAACTTAGGTATAGTTTCCTATGAAATAGGAGAAGTAGAAACAGCAATTAATTATTGGCGAAATGCGGTAAAAATCAACAGCAATTTTGCAGAAGCACATTTAGCATTGGGTGTAGCCTTGTATGCTAAAGGTGACAAAGAAGCGGGTTTGAAATCCGCAGAAACGGCATTAAAATTAGATAAACGTTTTGGAAAGATTGAGTTTCTCAAAGAAAATGGTTGGGGTGAAAAGTTGATAAAAGATAGTCAGGAATTTTTGAATAATCCTTGGATGAAAAGTTTGATTTAA